A window of Streptomyces sp. SAI-127 contains these coding sequences:
- a CDS encoding adenylate kinase, translating to MRILLIGPPGAGKGTQAVRLAAHLSIQHISTGDLFREHIDQGTELGQNAHTHIRAGLLAPDEVTIGVIKERLARPDTERGFLLDGFPRNLAQAEALDGILADSKSRLDAVLGLEIPEAQVVRRIAGRRLCRQDREHIFHVDYSPPEVAGACDVCGGELYQRDDDRETTVRKRLKVYRSETAPVVDHYQAQGLVTTISALGQVQEVLDRALVAIGHGQADASGASSC from the coding sequence ATGCGCATCCTCCTGATCGGGCCGCCCGGAGCCGGCAAGGGCACGCAGGCAGTGCGCCTTGCCGCGCATCTGTCGATCCAGCACATCTCCACCGGTGACCTGTTCCGCGAGCACATCGACCAGGGCACCGAGCTCGGGCAGAACGCCCACACGCACATACGCGCCGGCCTTCTGGCACCGGACGAGGTCACCATCGGGGTGATCAAAGAGCGCCTTGCCCGTCCGGACACCGAGCGCGGATTCCTGCTGGACGGCTTCCCCCGCAATCTTGCCCAGGCGGAGGCGCTGGACGGCATCCTGGCGGACTCGAAGTCGAGGCTGGATGCCGTGCTGGGCCTGGAGATTCCCGAGGCCCAGGTGGTCAGGCGGATCGCTGGACGACGGTTGTGCCGTCAGGACCGCGAACACATCTTCCACGTCGACTACAGCCCGCCCGAAGTGGCAGGAGCCTGCGACGTCTGCGGCGGTGAGCTGTACCAGCGCGACGACGACCGCGAGACAACCGTTCGTAAGCGACTGAAGGTTTATCGCAGTGAAACGGCGCCGGTCGTCGACCACTACCAAGCTCAGGGCCTGGTGACCACGATCTCAGCGCTCGGCCAGGTCCAGGAGGTCCTGGACCGCGCGCTGGTCGCGATCGGCCACGGTCAGGCCGATGCCTCCGGCGCGTCGAGCTGTTGA
- a CDS encoding DUF4235 domain-containing protein: MKASKVAYKPVGLAMGALSGVLAGGLFKQIWKQLGHEEDAPDATDEHRTWREVVSAAVLQGAIFAGVKAVVDRGGATATRRLTGTWPG, translated from the coding sequence ATGAAAGCCTCGAAGGTTGCCTACAAGCCGGTCGGCCTGGCCATGGGCGCCCTCAGCGGCGTCCTGGCCGGCGGACTGTTCAAGCAGATCTGGAAGCAGCTCGGACACGAAGAAGACGCACCCGACGCCACCGACGAGCACCGCACCTGGCGCGAGGTGGTGTCGGCAGCCGTCCTGCAGGGAGCGATCTTCGCCGGTGTGAAAGCTGTCGTCGACCGTGGTGGCGCCACCGCCACCCGCCGCCTGACCGGAACCTGGCCCGGCTGA
- a CDS encoding DUF3618 domain-containing protein has protein sequence MTQDKSQPGDEAAPSPEELREQVEATREELGETVEALAARTDVKTRAAEKSSAVKQQVAAKTTHVRTQLKDTAAHAAHAVQDKTPEPVRAKAAAATAQVHDKAAHLGELARDKAPQPVREKADQGMRAARANRAPLLAAAGALIALLLIRRARRH, from the coding sequence ATGACCCAGGACAAGTCGCAGCCGGGCGACGAGGCAGCGCCTTCCCCGGAGGAACTGCGGGAGCAGGTCGAGGCGACCCGTGAGGAACTCGGCGAGACCGTCGAGGCGCTCGCGGCCAGGACCGACGTCAAGACTCGCGCGGCGGAGAAGTCCTCAGCCGTCAAACAGCAGGTCGCCGCCAAGACCACACACGTCAGGACCCAGCTGAAGGACACGGCCGCGCACGCCGCCCACGCGGTGCAGGACAAGACGCCCGAGCCGGTACGCGCCAAGGCCGCCGCAGCCACCGCACAGGTCCACGACAAGGCCGCGCACCTCGGCGAGCTCGCCCGGGACAAGGCCCCGCAACCAGTGCGGGAGAAGGCCGACCAGGGCATGCGGGCGGCCCGCGCCAACCGGGCCCCGCTGCTCGCCGCGGCCGGCGCGCTCATCGCGCTGCTGCTCATCCGCCGCGCCCGGAGGCACTGA
- a CDS encoding phage holin family protein, whose translation MTADGSARPGSSAQEPVSELVQRASQQLSQLVRDEMRLAQAEMTEKGKRFGKGGGLFGGAGLGAVLTLQALVATVIAALSLAMDVWVAALIVTGVLAAVTALMAALGKQKVSKASPPTPERTVDSVKADVAEIKERAQR comes from the coding sequence ATGACAGCAGACGGCTCTGCCCGCCCGGGCAGCAGCGCGCAGGAACCGGTGAGCGAGCTGGTCCAGCGTGCCTCGCAGCAGCTGTCGCAGTTGGTCCGCGACGAGATGCGCCTGGCACAGGCGGAGATGACCGAGAAGGGCAAACGGTTCGGCAAGGGCGGCGGCCTGTTCGGCGGCGCCGGCCTGGGGGCGGTGCTCACCCTGCAGGCCCTGGTGGCCACCGTGATCGCCGCACTCTCGCTCGCCATGGATGTGTGGGTGGCGGCGCTGATCGTCACCGGCGTGCTGGCGGCCGTCACCGCGCTGATGGCGGCGCTCGGCAAGCAGAAGGTCAGTAAGGCATCCCCGCCCACGCCCGAGCGGACGGTGGACAGTGTCAAGGCCGATGTGGCCGAGATCAAGGAGAGGGCACAGCGATGA
- a CDS encoding YihY/virulence factor BrkB family protein → MVRTLKQHGRHGGPAAPGQEAGVGRGTGPGPDEQVERQAPDTPTDLPKGSWGAVLKGTMKEFKKDELTDRAAALTYYGILALFPALLALISLLGIVGQSATQQVLDNIQKLAPGAARDVLSNAVKQMQGNAGIGSIMAIVGLVLAVWSASGYVAAFIRSANAVYDIPEGRPVWKVLPVRVGVTAVLMVLAVISAVIVVFTGGLARQVGTALGVGDTFLTVWSIAKWPVLVLLVTVMIAILYWATPNARVRGFRWITPGSFLALLIWMIASAGFALYVANFASYNKTYGTFAGVIIFLVWLWITNLAILLGLEFDAELHRRRAVAGGHPAEQEPYVEPRDTRKWDEEDHRRLD, encoded by the coding sequence ATGGTACGGACTTTGAAACAGCATGGAAGGCACGGCGGCCCCGCGGCGCCCGGCCAGGAGGCCGGGGTCGGGCGGGGGACGGGTCCCGGGCCGGATGAGCAGGTGGAGCGGCAGGCGCCGGACACTCCGACGGATCTGCCCAAGGGCTCCTGGGGGGCGGTGCTCAAGGGCACCATGAAGGAGTTCAAGAAGGACGAGCTGACCGACCGGGCGGCGGCACTGACCTACTACGGGATCCTGGCGCTGTTCCCCGCGCTTTTGGCGCTGATCTCACTGCTGGGTATCGTCGGGCAATCGGCGACGCAGCAGGTACTGGACAACATCCAAAAGCTCGCCCCGGGTGCGGCGCGGGACGTCCTCAGCAACGCGGTCAAGCAGATGCAGGGCAACGCCGGCATTGGTTCGATCATGGCGATCGTGGGTCTGGTGCTCGCGGTGTGGTCGGCGTCCGGGTATGTCGCGGCGTTCATCCGCAGTGCGAATGCGGTCTACGACATCCCGGAGGGCCGTCCCGTGTGGAAGGTGCTGCCCGTCCGGGTCGGCGTGACGGCGGTGCTGATGGTGCTGGCCGTGATCAGTGCGGTGATCGTGGTGTTCACCGGCGGCCTGGCCCGCCAGGTCGGCACCGCGCTGGGTGTCGGGGACACGTTCTTGACCGTGTGGTCGATCGCGAAGTGGCCGGTGCTGGTCCTCCTGGTCACGGTCATGATTGCGATCCTGTACTGGGCGACGCCGAACGCGCGGGTGCGCGGCTTCCGCTGGATCACCCCGGGCAGCTTCCTCGCGCTGCTGATCTGGATGATCGCCTCGGCCGGTTTCGCCCTGTACGTGGCGAACTTCGCCTCCTACAACAAGACCTACGGCACCTTCGCAGGAGTGATCATCTTCCTGGTGTGGCTGTGGATCACCAACCTGGCGATCCTGCTCGGCCTGGAATTCGACGCCGAACTGCACCGCCGGCGCGCCGTCGCGGGCGGTCATCCGGCCGAACAGGAGCCGTACGTGGAGCCGCGCGACACCCGCAAGTGGGACGAGGAGGACCACCGCCGCCTCGACTGA